CCATCTAGCTGCCAGCCGGTGAGCCCCGTCCCGTCCACGTCCCCACGGCATTCCCACCAGCGCCCCAGGGGCCACGACCCCCAGCTTGGGCCCAGCCGCCTCCTGGGGTGCCCACCCTGGTGCCACTGCGCGTCTCTCGTGTCCCCGCGTCCCCGGAGCGCGCCCGTCCCCTGCCCGGGCTGTCCCTGAGGCCTGGCCGTGCCCCAGTTTGCGGCCGTGACACAGTGGCTCGGAGGGGACGGTGCCGGTGGTGGCCCCGTGCCCATCGCCCCCGCCATGCCCGGATCTGTCCCCCGCCTTTCCCGGCAGCGCGGTGCCCCGGCACAAAGGCACCCCATGGCTGGGCCGGCTCCGGCCCCGCACAAAGCCCCTTTCAGCCGCCCCGGGAAAGCCCCTGGCacccggcccccgcccggggAGGGGTCCTGGCCCCCATGGGCCAACGGGGGGCAAAAGATCCCCCAACTCAGCGCAGGCGTGACCGGTGGCATGGCCACGCGCGCGCAACGAGGCCGCGGCGGGATCGGGCCCCCCCTGAGCTGGGAAGGGGACCCGGCATCCTGAGCCCCAGCCAAGCTCCGGCGGCGACTAGCCGGCGCTTTCACGGACTCACGGGGCGGAAAGGGCTTGGGAGGCTTCAGCCACGTAATTAGCAGCCTGCCTTAATTAGCAGCCTGCCCGCgctgccaggctgcctgcaaAGGGCCTCGGCCCGCTGGGGAGACGGGCCTTTGGTGCccggtgctgagctgctggtgcCGGGGCTGTCCCCGGGGGCTGCGACACGGGGAGCGTGGGCGTGTGCGCGCGTGCACACGTGGATGCGTGCGCGTGCACGTGCGGATGTGCACGCATGTGCATAGCAGGATGGCTGTGCACGCGTGTGTTGGGTATACGTGGAAGGGTAGATGGGCGTGTGCGACTCTGTGCGTGTGCACACATGGCCAGGGAAAGCAGCACGCGTGTGCATGTCTGTGCCTGCTCTGGCCATGTACACATGTATACGCAAGGGTAGGCGTGTGTGTGTTGCACGTGGCGTGTGTGCGCACATGGGCATGGAGGGATggatgtgcatgtgtgtatgtagaCCCGGGTAGACACGTGCGTGCACCTCCATAGGTGcacgtgtgcatgtgtgtggatGCACCTGTGCATGAGTGGATGTGTACGTGCACGCGTGTGgacatgcacatgcatgcatgtgGATGTCTCCACATGGATGCGTGCACAGGACAGTGCGGGGTGTGCGTGCATGGATCCTACCAGCAGCGTGCGTGGGGGTGGGTATGCATGGGGGGGGTGCATGGCAGGGTGCGTGCACACGTGTGCAGGTACATGTGTGTGGGGGGTGCCCGTGCACACGCACACCCGCACCAGCCCAGCGTCTCTGCCCTGAGCACCTCAAGAGGCTGTTGGGGCTGGGGGCATTGGGAGGGGGATCCCCAGGGTGCAGGTACAGCCCAGGCCCTTGCAGCAGGCACCCAGCCTCAGCCTcgcacccagcacccatggaGCCTCCCTGGCgtggcacccagcacccacggtGCCCCGTGGCAATGCATCCAGCACCCAGGGTGCCCTGCAACGTTGCACCTGGCACCTGTGGTGCTCCATGGCATTGCACCCAGCACCCATAGTGACCCCGTGGCattgcacccagcacccacggtGCCCCGTGGCAATGCATCCAGCACCCAGGGTGCCCTGCAATGTTGCACCTGGTGCCTGTGGTGCTCCGTGGCATTGCGCCCAGCACCCACGGTGCCCCGCAGCAATGCATCCAGCACCCAGGGTGCCCTGCAACGTTGCACCTGGCGCCTGTGGTGCTCCGGGGCattgcacccagcacccacccaccgGCTGCCCCATGGGTGCCTGTGGCCACTGCTCTGCCTCCCACCCTGGCACGTGCCCAGGCCTCTCTGGCTCCGCGGTGCCCGCTGGGGGCCAGGCGGTGGGCAGGGGGCCACGCCGCGGTGCCCGGGCTGGGTGCCAGGGCGCATCCGCCCCTGCCGGGCACCACACAGGCCGGCTTTTGTGCCGGTTCTCTGCCTCCCTGGCCGGTGGCCAGCgccggggcagccggcggggccAGGGGCCCCCGGGCTCCATAAAACTCCCCGGGCCGAGCACATCGCGCCCACTCCTTCGGCATGGAGAGCCGGCGGCTGTCCTCCTACGGCCGCCGCTTCGGCCCTGCCACCCCGGCATACCGGGtgctccccgccagccccccagcccggctccggGCCCCCCGCAGCAGCCAGCCGGGTCCCCGCGTGGGTGCCCGCCTGGGGCTGGGCAAGATGGACTTCTCGCTGGCCGCGGCGCTCAACTCGGAGTTCAGGGAGACGCGCACCAACGAGAAGGTGGAGATGATGGGACTCAACGACCGCTTCGCCAGCTACATCGAGAAGGTCCGGCTCCTGGAGCAGCAGAACAAGGTGCTGGTGGCGGAGCTGAACCAGGCGCGGGACCAGGAGCCCTCGCGTCTCGCTGACATCTACCAGGAGGAGCTGCGTGACCTGCGGTGCCACGTGGAGCAGCTGGCCACCGCCAAGGCCCGTCTGGAGATCGAGAGGGACAACCTCGCCGAGGACCTCGGCAGCCTCCAGCAGAAGTAAGGCGCTGCCCCGCTCGGGGTAGTCCTGTGGCCAGGGTGGCCACCAGGACAGGATTGAGAGTGGCCACTGGGATGGGTGCCTGTTGTGACTACCAGGAGCAGGGTGGCCACTGGAATGGGGACCACGGTGGCCACCAGGCCCAGAGTGGCAGCAGGGACCAGGATGGCCACCAGGATGGTGATCAGGGTTGTCCTGGGGACCATGGTGGTGGCAAGGACCAAGGTGACCCCTGGGACCAGGATGGGGACTGCAGCGTTCCCAGGGATCAGGGTGGCCACTGAGACAGAGACCAAGGTGGCCATCAGGAccggggtggccctggggaccaGGTGCTGATGGGCACAGGGTGGTGAATGGGGACCTGGGTGGCAACAGGGACCAGGGTGACCCCGGGAGCAGCGTGGGACGGtggtgggggtgtggggggggcaCACGCACCGACACGGGGTGCGGGTGCCGGAGGCGAGGGGCTGCATCGACTCGGGGGTCCGTCCGTGGGGCTGAGTAACGAGTAACGGTGCCTAACGAGTAATGGTGCCTAATGAGTAATGATGCTGAATGAGTAACAGTGCCCAATGAGTAACAATGCCCAATGAGTAACAGTGCCTAACGAGTAGCAGTGCCTAACGAGTAGCAGTGCCTAATGAGTAACAATGCCGAATGAGTAATGATGCTGAATGAGTAACGGTGCCTAATGAGTAACAATGCCGAATGAGTAATGATGCTGAATGAGTAACGGTGCCTAATGAGTAACGGTGCCAAATGAGTAATTATGCTGAATGAGTAACGGTGCCTAATGAGTAACGGTGCCTAACGAGTACCGGTGCCGCTCTGCTCGCGCAGGCTGCAGGACGAGGTGGCCCTGCGGCTGGAGGCCGagagcagcctggctgcctACAGGCAGGTGAGGGCAGGGGCCGGATCCTGCGtcccccatcctgcaccccagggctcagccccccgcTCAGCCTCCCTCAGGGATGGGGCGGGGATGGGCAAGgatggagcagggatggggcagggatggggcagggatggagcagggatggagcagggatggggaagggatggggcagggatgggtggGATGgaacagggatggggcagggatggagcagggatgGAACAGGGATGGGTGGGGATGGGCATGGACAGATGGGAGAGGGATGGGGCAAGGactgggcagggatgggcagggatgggcagggatggggcagggatggggaagggatgggTGGGGATGgaacagggatggggcagggatggaacagggatggggcagggatggaacagggatggggcagggatggagcagggatgGAACAGGGATGGGTGGGGATGGGCATGGACAGATGGgagagggatggggcagggatggaacagggatgggcagggatggggaagggatggggcagggatggaacaaggatggggcagggatggggcagggatggagcagggatgGAACAGGGATGGGTGGGGATGGGCATGGACAGATGGGAGAGGGATGGGGCAAGGactgggcagggatgggcagggatggggaagggatggggtggggatggaacagggatggggcagggatggaaCAGGGATGGGTGGGGATGGGCATGGACAGATGGGAGAGGGACGGGGCAAGGACCGGGCAGGGATGGACAGGgatgggcaggagcaggcagtgaGGGCCTGGGATGTGTTCCGATGGACAGAACCGGCAGAAagaggcagggatgggcagggatgggcaggagcaggcagctcaggaggGAGCAGACGCGGGTACCCAGCCCTGGGGACGGTCCCTCCTGTCCCCCGCGCTGGCAGGATGTGGACGCCGCTGCCTTGGCTCGCCTGGACCTGGAGCGGCGGGTGGGGACGCTGCAGGACGAGATCGCCTTCCTCCGCAAGGTCCACGAGGAGGTAACCCCGctcggggggggtcccggggctcgggggggccaGGCTGACCCCCGCTGTCCCCCCAGGAGCTgcgggagctgcaggagcagctggccCGGCAGCGGGTGCATGTCGAGGTGGACGCAAGCAAGCCAGACCTGACGGCCGCCCTGCGCGACATCCGCAGCCAGTATGAGGCCATGGCCGCCAACAACGTGCAGGAGACCGAGGAGTGGTACAAGTCCAAGGTGCGGTGGGAGCCGGCCGCTCAAGGGTTGGGTGGTCCGGCTGTCCCCTCCCGGGATGTCAccttcccagggctggggtTGACCTCCCTGAGGTTGGGTGGCTCCcgtggagcagagctgggctttgTCCCCATGCCATGTGCCATGGGGACACGTCCCTGGTGCCTGGTCCCATCCCACGGCACACGTTCCCCCCCCAGTTTGCAGACCTGACCGACGCGGCTGCCCGGCATGCAGAAGCCCTGCGTGCGGCCAAGCAGGAGGCCAACGAGTACCGGCGCCAGCTCCAGGCCCTCACCTGTGACCTGGAGGCTCTGAGGGGTTCGGTAGGTGACGACCGTGGGGTGCAAGGGGAGGGACATGGCCTCAGGGAGTTGCCACCACCATGGGGTTCCCTGGCACGGCGGTGGGGACCACCCAATGCTGGGGGAATGGCTGGTACCTGAGGATGGCAGCGGGATGGGCACCGTGGAGAGCCCCTAGCTCCTGGGAGAATGTGGCTGTGGAGGGTGTCACGTCCCCTTATGGCCCCCCAGAACGAGTCCCTGGAGAGGCAGCTGCGGGAGCTGGAGGAACGCTATGCCCTGGAGACAGCTGGCTACCAGGACACGGTGGTGCGGCTGGAGGAGGACATCCGCAGCCTCAAGGAGGAGATGGCCCGGCACCTGCAGGAGTACCAGGATCTGCTCAATGTCAAGCTGGCCCTTGACATCGAGATTGCCACGTACCGCAAGCTGCTGGAGGGCGAGGAGAGCAGGTGATGGCAGAACAGGGTCTCCATCCTGTCCTCTCCCGCTCCCCTGCCATGTCCCAAACCATCCCCAAGTTCTTGTGGTCCCTCTGCGGTGTCCGACCTGCTTGGGGACCAtcctccagccctcctgccccagccctgggcagggctgagctggtgCACTGGGGGACGGCAGGACCCCAGTGCTCTTCCCAAATTCCCCCATCGCTCCTGCAGGATCACCATCCCTGTGCAGAGCTTCTCCAACCTGCAGATCCGAGGTGAGGCCGTGGCCACgcatggggtggggggtctGGGATGGTGGCACAGGTAGGGGTGGCTTCTGGGGGGCTCAGTGGGAGGAGGCGTTGTCTTggccatccctgccccatccagAGGGACTGGGAGGCTTTCCTCCAGATCTCAAGGAACCAGGACTCCTGTGTTCTCTCAAGATGGGGGGAGGGGTGTGCCATGGCCACATCCCCAAAGCCGAGCATGTCCCCAAGGTCAGTGATGTCCCTAAGACTGACTGACCACATCACCATGTCCCCAGTGCCAACAACATCCCCAAGGCCAATGACATCCCTGAAGCCAGTTGTGTCCCCAGTGCCAACTGTGTCTCCAAGGATGACCCTGTCCTCAAGCCCAATGACATCCCAAAGCCACCCATGTCCCCATGGCCAACCACAGCCCCTAGGCCAATCAATTCCACAGTGCCAACTGTGTCTCCATGGACGACCCTGTCCCCAAGCCCAATAACATCCCAAAGCCACCCATGTCCCCATGGCCAACCACAGCCCCTAGGCCAATCAAGTCCACAGTGCCAACTGTGTCCCTAAGGCCAACCACGTTCCTGAACACATCTGCAAGGCCAACCACGTCCACAACTGCATCTCCAAGGCCAACCAGGTCCCTGAGGCCAACAGTGTCCCTGAGCCTGGTCATGTCCCTAGGGCCACTGTCTCCCATGGTTCAGGGTTTTCCAACCCAACCTGTTCCCTTTGGGCCCCTCCACTTGAGTGTGGCTAGAGGGGCCATACCCTGGGCACTGGGTCACTGCCACGTTCTGCCCATGTCCCCTAGAGACCAGCCTGGACCCTAAATCTGTGTCAGAAGCCCATCTGAAGAGGAGCATCGTGGTCAAAACTGTGGAGACCAGAGATGGAGAGGTGGGAAGTCCTTACCTGTGTCACCCACGCTgcctcccctccacccctgccaccccatggggtgtccccaaggggGTCACTCGTTGTGCATGTGGGGCCACCATCCCtcagccccaggagcagcccGGGCAGGGAGCCAGTGATCCCAGTGCCCCGAGAGCATGGCATGAGCTGGCTCTGGACCATGGTGGAGCTGAGCCTGGCAGCTCATAGAGAAAacagtccccatccctgtccccgtccccatccctgtccccgtctcCAAGCTCATTCAGAAGCCAGCCAGGCTCAGCTGGAGGAGAGCCCGTGCCCGGGGTGATGGCCCCTCTCCCTCTGTCTGCAGGTGATCAAGGAGTCCACACAGGAGCACAAGGAGGTGGTGTAGGGCGGGCGAGCTGCAGCAGCCGCATGCTTGTAGCTGTAGCTCCGTAGGTCCCGTCTGATGCTGCGAGGGAGCCCCGGGGCCAGGCACGGGTCGCGGGCGGAGCCGGCGATGCTTCAGCAGgggccatctccctcccacccaccgCTCGACTCTCCCACGTCGCCCTGCGCTCCAGGGGCCACTGACACCCTGTTcagggctggctgccagcaAAGCACCCATCTGACGGGCAATAGCTGGGGGAGGCGAGCGGCACCAGGCAGATCCCGGTTCCCCTGCCAGGATGCTGCCACGTTCCCATGGCACAGAGGCACCCGCAGTTTTGGGGCCATGCCCACACTCGCCCTGGGTCTCCAGCTCACCAGTGCCCAGGGAGACAGTCCATGCCGTTTCAATCTCTGTGCACCGGTGGGACAAGACGGCGGTGCCAAGCGCATCCCTCCCACGGCGGTGCCAAGCGCATCCCTCCCTGCATCCCACCTTGCTGCCCTCCCTCTGGTCCGGGAGGCCACCCTGAATCTCCCCAGTGCACCCAGGCCCTGAGCACCtttgggggagctgcaggggacaAGGTACCAGCTGGTGAGGGACACTTCCCCGTCACCGAGCGTCGGGTGGGCTTAGCCAAGAGGCacgggcaggaggaaggggaggacagAGAGGCAGGGTGCTGTCGAGATGGTGTAAAAGGGTGATGAAATGAGGATAACGAGGGGTTCCTGGGGACGCTGGGGTGTCCAGCGTGGTTTGTGGGGCCGGAGCAGTGGTGGGCACAGCAGGCTGGGTGGCCTTGTGGGTTCTCCTGCCACAGTGCCATGGGGCTGTCCTGACCCCCACTGGGCATCCCCCACCAAGGTGTCCCCGTCACCACGGTGGGGAAAAACAGTCCCAAGGGGCTCGGGCGAGGGGTGACCCACGGCCATGTGCCTGGCCCCTGGCCTTGGGGGTCCTACGCAGGTGAaaatggagaggaggggggtatggaggaggaggaggagggtgttggggcacccgtgggtgctCTCACAGCAGAAGGTGCCTCCCACAACCCAGGAGTGACGGGGGAGGACAGACGGAGCCGGCCCCGTCCTGCCTGACCCACCCAGGCTCACACTAAGGGGGCCAGGGaccgggggctgccccgtcACAACCCCTGCCGTGCATGGAGCCCAAGCCCACCCCCCGCGTGGGCACTGAAGATGGGGTTGGAGGAAATCCCTTGTCCCTGGACTCCACGTGGCCCTGTCCCCCCATCCGTCCTCCCCCCAGACAGCACATGCCACCGGCCCACCCGGGCCATCGCCCAGCCTGGTGCTCGCCCGCAGCTCCCGTCCCCACCTTTGATTTAGCTACTGACCACGAGCGAAACCTGCCCTGATGCCACCTAACGTCGGAGCAACAGCCCAGCAGCGCTTCTTGTACTCCGCAAGCCCTTTGGGATGAGCATGTGGCATGCCACCCCGATGCCATCCCCCTcgtcccctctgtccccctcGTCCCCTGGCTCCGGTGCTGAGCATGCTTTGCAGCTACTGGCTCCAGAAAGGCCATTCCCAGGGCAGGAGATGTTATAAGAGGAGACCCGGGTGCTGCCCAGGTTTGGCATCTGGGGCGGGATGGCGGTGGCCTGGGGGGCTCGGTCCCCTGCGAGCAGCCTCCGGCTGGAGCTTTACAGCCCACGTCGCTACTGAATTAATGCACTAACGCCCGCAGCAGCTTGAGATGAGAAATAAAGCTAACGCAAGCACTGCGCTTCCACAGTCGTGCCTGCAATCCGCCTCTCCGCAGCCAGTGCCCTGGGTTATTTGGGATCAGCTGGGGCTGCAAGGCCCTTCGGGAGTCCAAACCAGGCTCAGACTTGCAGGGGATGCAAGATCAGTGCTGTACCCC
The sequence above is a segment of the Pelecanus crispus isolate bPelCri1 chromosome 18, bPelCri1.pri, whole genome shotgun sequence genome. Coding sequences within it:
- the GFAP gene encoding glial fibrillary acidic protein; this translates as MESRRLSSYGRRFGPATPAYRVLPASPPARLRAPRSSQPGPRVGARLGLGKMDFSLAAALNSEFRETRTNEKVEMMGLNDRFASYIEKVRLLEQQNKVLVAELNQARDQEPSRLADIYQEELRDLRCHVEQLATAKARLEIERDNLAEDLGSLQQKLQDEVALRLEAESSLAAYRQDVDAAALARLDLERRVGTLQDEIAFLRKVHEEELRELQEQLARQRVHVEVDASKPDLTAALRDIRSQYEAMAANNVQETEEWYKSKFADLTDAAARHAEALRAAKQEANEYRRQLQALTCDLEALRGSNESLERQLRELEERYALETAGYQDTVVRLEEDIRSLKEEMARHLQEYQDLLNVKLALDIEIATYRKLLEGEESRITIPVQSFSNLQIRETSLDPKSVSEAHLKRSIVVKTVETRDGEVIKESTQEHKEVV